Within the uncultured Draconibacterium sp. genome, the region TCCAGATACTCCATTACCAGAAAAGCCGGCGTTTCATCAAGCTCTTTTGCATACAATACTTTTGGAATGCAAACTGTACCATCCGACACCATACTGAGTTCCTTTAAACTCTCTGCCTCACGAGTAAAAATATCGCTCTCGCAATCCGAATTCCATTTCAGAAAAAAACTGCCACAGTTGGTATTCATTTTCGAAGCATGATTTATACATCCACAATACAAAGCCCTGGAAGACAACATCTTCACAGGTTCCCCAAGTACCACCGATAACCTCTTTTCAACTTCTTTTAAAATACCAGATTGATTGTTTATAACCATTTTGTATGCTTAATTTTTTGAATTCAAGAATATGTTTAAATTTAACAGGATTTTAATTTCAAAAAAACTTTTAGATTTGTTTTAAAATAACCCGATATGCGAATTTTCTTAATTTGCGTAATAGTATTTACTAATTGCTATTACCTAAATGCTCAATATAGAATTAAAGCAAGTAACGATTACGCTCCGTTTAATTACACCGACCAAAATGGCAATCTTGTTGGCTTTAATATCGATCTGGTAAAAGCAATAAACAAACTATACAACAATCAGATTGAAATTTCGGGAGCAGACTGGCAAACGGTTAATAAAATGCTGGAAGGTGGACAGATTGACGGTATTGCCGGAGCCCACTACCCCGGCTACCCAGAAAATCAGCATCTGTATACCCGATCGGTTATAAATACTTCGCATTGTTTTTTTTACAACAGTAATTTCCATAAAAATATAACGCCCGAATTGTTGCGTACCATGAAAGAGCCTGTTGTTGCTTTATGGAAAAACGATGTGCTGGTGAGGTACGTTTTAAGTATAAACCCGGCCGCCAAATTTGTTTATGCGCCAGACTACGATCAATTAATTGAACTCCTGGATGACGAAAAGGTAACTTGCGCCATTGCCCAACGCATTGGTGGAATGTACCACGCGGTAGCACTTCAAAAGGGATATATTAAAACCACAAATCACCGGATTCTGGAACGCAATATGGGGTTTATGCTTTCGCCAAATTCAGTTGAACTTGCTGCAATTATAAATAACGCTACAGAGGTGTTACTTTCGAACGGCGAGTACCAGCGCATTTACGACAAGTGGCTTGCCGAGTACGACAATGAATCGAACGGTTTGCGAGACTATTGGCGTCACATCATTCTACTTAGCGCAATTGTTGGCATTATTATCCTACTACTTATAGTTATCAACCGCATACTTCAGACAAGAGTTCGAAGCAAAACACAAGATCTTCGGCATCAACTCGATCTGAACTCTGAGATTATGAAAGAACTTTCGCGCCAGAAAAACAAGGCTGAAGAGAGTGATAAAATGAAGTCCGCTTTTTTGGCAAATATGAGCCACGAAATACGAACACCAATGAATGGGATATTGGGGTTTGCTGAACTTTTAAAAACGCAGACCTATTCAAAAGAGGAAGAACTTCAGTTTATAAATATCATTCAGCAGAGTGGCGACAGAATGCTGAATACCATTAATAACATTATTGATATTTCGAAAATTGAATCAGGAAACGAGGAAGCGCAGATTAAAAAAGTTGACATCGCCCAAATCGTCTCTGACCTGAATGACTTTTTTATCGTTGAAGCCAATGAAAAAGGAATTGATTTAATTGTTGAACCTGAAGTTACAGCGCCATCGCAAAACTTCTACAGCGATACCTACAAATTGACCTCCATTTTAACCAACCTCATTAAAAATGCCATCAAATTTACTAACGAGGGCTACGTAAAAGTTCATTATTCGCTTAGCACTGCAGAGTTAAAAATTACGGTATGCGACACCGGAATTGGAATTGCTCCCGAAAAGCAAAAAGCGATATTTGATTACTTTGTTCAGGCGGATCATTCGCACTCGAGCGGATACGAGGGATCGGGGCTGGGACTTTCAATTACACGTGGCTATATAAAACTTTTGAATGGCGAGATCAGCGTTTCTTCAACTCCAGGAAAAGGCACATCATTCACTTTCCTGTTACCGAATTTAAAGGCTGAAAGCCCTAAAGTGGATTCGCCTGCAACAGAAACTCCAACGGAACAAGTTGACAATATCCGAAATGATGATTTAAACATTATTATTGCTGAAGATGATGAAATATCATATAGCTTTTTATGCCACATTCTTTCTGATATGCCGGGCAGTTTAAAGCGAGTTAAAAACGGAACCGACGTAATTAAACTTGTTCAAAAACATCCGGATACCGACGTTATTTTAATGGACATAAAGCTGCCAAAGATCAATGGTTTTGAAGCAACTAAACGAATAAGAACATTTAACAAAGATGTGTACATTATTGCACAAACGGCGTATGCACAGGAAAATTACAAACAAGAAGCAATTGCCGCGGGATGTAATAATTTCATTGTGAAACCGATTGATAAAAACCAACTGAAAAAGATCCTGTCGAATCTAAAACAACCGGCCTGATCTTAATATTCTTAAACTTTAATGTGAACAGTTAACGCAGGTACGCGCTTGCGGCATTATCAGAACCCGCCCCAGGGGAATTGGCTTTTTGCACTTAATACAGAGCCCAAAGTCATCATCATCAACTTTCGACAAGGCAAATTTTAACTTCTCCAATTTATCTTTTGTCTTACGCAAAGCCGCTTCGATAACACTTTTATTGTTTATAGCATCCATCCGGGATATCCTGCCAATAGCATTTTCCGGCTCAACAGGTTTTGTGAGCTCCGTATATTCCTGAATAAGTTTTTCCGTTTTTTCAATTTCGGAAGTAATTTGAATTTTAATTTCAACCTTATTCAGTTCTGCCATTGCAACAAAATATGATTACGAAAACAGCGAATCAACAAACTCACGACGACGAAAAATCTGCAGATGTTCCATCTTCTCGCCAATACCAATGTATTTTACCGGAATTTTAAACTGATCGGAAATACCAATTACAACACCGCCCTTCGCAGTACCATCAAGTTTGGTTAATGCCAGTGCAGTTACTTCGGTAGCTTTTGTAAATTGTTTTGCCTGTTCAAATGCATTTTGCCCGGTAGAACCATCGAGAATAAGCAAAACTTCATTTGGTGCGTCGGGAACGATCTTCTGCATAACTTTTTTAATTTTGCTTAGCTCGTTCATTAAACCAACTTTATTATGCAGTCGGCCGGCAGTATCAATAATTACCACATCGGCATTGCTGGCTTTTGCCGATGCCAAGGTATCGTAAGCCACGGATGCCGGATCGGATCCCATTTTTTGTTTTACGATAGGAACGTCCACCCTTTCGGCCCAAACCTCCAATTGTTCAATTGCAGCAGCACGGAATGTATCGGCAGCTCCCAAAACAACCGATTTTCCGGCTTGTTTGAAATTATATGCCAGTTTACCAATTGTAGTTGTTTTTCCCACGCCATTCACACCAACAACCATAATTACATAAGGCCCGTCTTTTTTCGGAAGATCAAAGTCGGAAACATCGGTAGTGTTATTCTCCTCCAATAAATCAGAAATTTCATCTTTCAGAATATTATTCAGTTCGCTAACACCCATGTATTTATCGCGGGAAACACGTTCTTCGATACGCTCAATGATTTTTAGCGTTGTATCAACACCAACGTCTGACGTAATAAGCACTTCTTCCAGGTTGTCTAAAACTTCGTCGTCAACTTTCGATTTTCCGACTACCGCACGACTCAGTTTTTTAAAAACACTCTCTTTGGTTTTCGACAATCCTTCGTCAAGACTCTCTTTCTTCTTTCTGTTAAAACTTCCGAATATGGCCATATAAATATGATTTGCAGGTTCTAAAATAGTACAAAATTTGGTTACAGTAAATATGTGGTACAAAAAATACCAAATCGTTCATATAAACAAAAAAAGCTTTCATCTTACATGAAAGCTTTTCCTGTTATACATTATATTTTCTTATTTTTTAAAATAAGTTTTAACGTCGTCGTTTGGCACCATTTCTTCTTTAAAAGCATATGCTCCGGTTTTCTCCGATTTAGTCATTTTGATTACTTTCGCATAACCTTTACCGGCACCTTTCTGTAGTGATGCTACTGCTTTCTTTGCCATGTCTTAATTATTTAATTTCTTTATGTACTGTTACTTTCTTAAGAATAGGATTGTATTTTTTCAATTCCATACGATCCGGAGTATTCTTTCTGTTCTTTGTAGTAATATACCTTGAAGTACCTGGCACACCACTATCTTTATGCTCAGTGCATTCTAAAATAACCTGCACTCTGTTACCTTTTTTTGCCATTGCTTAAGATCTTTAAAATTTATCAATAAAACCTTTTTCCTGTGCCTCGGCCAAAGCAGTTTTAATGCCTTTTTTATTAATCGTGCGCATTCCGGCAGCAGATACTGTTAGTTGTACCCAACGATCTTCGTGGGGCATATAAAATTTCTTTTTAAACAGGTTTATGTCGAACTTTCTTTTAGTTCTTCTTTTCGAGTGAGAAACATTGTTACCCACCATTGCTCTTTTACCTGTTATTTGACAAACTCGTGACATTTCTTTTAATTTCTTGATGTTTACAATAAACACATTACTAAAAACGGAGTGCAAAGAAAATACTTTTTTAGAAAATAATCAAGCAGTTAACCCAATTTTTGCAAAAACAATTAACAATACAGTGTTAATACTCAGGAAAAAACGAGTTTTTTACTCAATCGCCTGCAAATATATGCTAATTTTCGACAGCTTGAAAAGAATATTGAAGCAATATTAATTTTTCTGAAAATAGATGATTAACAGACTATTTTATAATTCATTGGCTTAGCCATTAAGCCCCCACCGGGCTGACGAAATAATTGAGACACAATTATTTGTCAGGGCTAAC harbors:
- a CDS encoding transporter substrate-binding domain-containing protein gives rise to the protein MRIFLICVIVFTNCYYLNAQYRIKASNDYAPFNYTDQNGNLVGFNIDLVKAINKLYNNQIEISGADWQTVNKMLEGGQIDGIAGAHYPGYPENQHLYTRSVINTSHCFFYNSNFHKNITPELLRTMKEPVVALWKNDVLVRYVLSINPAAKFVYAPDYDQLIELLDDEKVTCAIAQRIGGMYHAVALQKGYIKTTNHRILERNMGFMLSPNSVELAAIINNATEVLLSNGEYQRIYDKWLAEYDNESNGLRDYWRHIILLSAIVGIIILLLIVINRILQTRVRSKTQDLRHQLDLNSEIMKELSRQKNKAEESDKMKSAFLANMSHEIRTPMNGILGFAELLKTQTYSKEEELQFINIIQQSGDRMLNTINNIIDISKIESGNEEAQIKKVDIAQIVSDLNDFFIVEANEKGIDLIVEPEVTAPSQNFYSDTYKLTSILTNLIKNAIKFTNEGYVKVHYSLSTAELKITVCDTGIGIAPEKQKAIFDYFVQADHSHSSGYEGSGLGLSITRGYIKLLNGEISVSSTPGKGTSFTFLLPNLKAESPKVDSPATETPTEQVDNIRNDDLNIIIAEDDEISYSFLCHILSDMPGSLKRVKNGTDVIKLVQKHPDTDVILMDIKLPKINGFEATKRIRTFNKDVYIIAQTAYAQENYKQEAIAAGCNNFIVKPIDKNQLKKILSNLKQPA
- a CDS encoding TraR/DksA C4-type zinc finger protein, translated to MAELNKVEIKIQITSEIEKTEKLIQEYTELTKPVEPENAIGRISRMDAINNKSVIEAALRKTKDKLEKLKFALSKVDDDDFGLCIKCKKPIPLGRVLIMPQARTCVNCSH
- the ftsY gene encoding signal recognition particle-docking protein FtsY is translated as MAIFGSFNRKKKESLDEGLSKTKESVFKKLSRAVVGKSKVDDEVLDNLEEVLITSDVGVDTTLKIIERIEERVSRDKYMGVSELNNILKDEISDLLEENNTTDVSDFDLPKKDGPYVIMVVGVNGVGKTTTIGKLAYNFKQAGKSVVLGAADTFRAAAIEQLEVWAERVDVPIVKQKMGSDPASVAYDTLASAKASNADVVIIDTAGRLHNKVGLMNELSKIKKVMQKIVPDAPNEVLLILDGSTGQNAFEQAKQFTKATEVTALALTKLDGTAKGGVVIGISDQFKIPVKYIGIGEKMEHLQIFRRREFVDSLFS
- a CDS encoding DUF4295 domain-containing protein; amino-acid sequence: MAKKAVASLQKGAGKGYAKVIKMTKSEKTGAYAFKEEMVPNDDVKTYFKK
- the rpmG gene encoding 50S ribosomal protein L33, which produces MAKKGNRVQVILECTEHKDSGVPGTSRYITTKNRKNTPDRMELKKYNPILKKVTVHKEIK
- the rpmB gene encoding 50S ribosomal protein L28, translating into MSRVCQITGKRAMVGNNVSHSKRRTKRKFDINLFKKKFYMPHEDRWVQLTVSAAGMRTINKKGIKTALAEAQEKGFIDKF